From the Chryseobacterium sp. G0201 genome, the window CCATTGAAGAGATTATTTTTAGAAAGTGTTGAAAATAAATTATTGTATTCCTGTCCCGAAAGAGTAGTGCTCAAGAAAGCAGCTAATATGATTAAAAAAAATCCTTTTTTCATTTATTTTTTAATTGTTATTAATTTTAGTTTAATAATAAAACAATTCTGAAAAGGGTTTTGTTACATTTAAAAAGATGAAGGTAAATTATAATATGCAGTCTCAATCGTAAATTTTCTCACCTTTGGTCTCAAAATTGTTAGAGTTAGAGGACAAATTCTACAATTAATCACTAAATAATAACGGTTATGAAAACTAAAACACCAGCAAAGAAAGCGACGGTTAAAAAAACGGCACCTGCAAAAACACAGGAAAAAATTCCTGCTAAGAAAACTGCAGCTAAAGAATTAAAAGATTTATTTGAAGATTCTTTAAAAGACATTTATTGGGCAGAAAAAGCTTTGGTTAAAGCTCTTCCAAAAATGTATAAAAATGCAACGGATAAAAAGTTACAGTCTGCCATTGAATTACATCTTGCCGAAACTCACGTACATGTAAAAAGATTAGAAGAGTGTTTTGCTTCATTGGGCAAAAAAGCACAGGCAAAAAAATGTGATGCTATGCAAGGATTATTAGACGAAGGGAAAAGCATCATGGAAGAAACAGAACCGGGAGCTGTAAGAGACGCAGGAATTATCGCGGCGGCTCAAAAGGTAGAGCATTATGAAATAGCTACTTACGGAACGCTGGCAGCCTATGCTAAAGTTCTTAAAGAAAAAACTTGCCTTAAAAACTTACTGGCAACTTTAAATGAAGAGAAAATTTGCGATAAATTATTGTCAAAAGTTGCTGATATTACTTTAAACAGCAAAGCGATTAAGAATTAAGAATTCGCCTCTTTACGAGGTGAATTTTACATATAAACAAAAAACCTTGTTAGTAAATAGTACCAACAAGGTTTTTCGTTTTTAATATTATTTAATTAATGAGATTTCATTATCGCGACCATTTCGTTTGGCGATTTTATCTGCTTTCTTTTCCTTTGCCGTTTTCAAGGGTGCTGTTTTATCAGACTTCTTTTTAACGTCTTTTTCTTTTGCCATAATAATTTTACTTTAATGGTAAAGTTCGGGTTTAAAAAAATGAAAAACTTGTACATAGATTTTTATTTGTTATATAAATCATAGATTTTATATCGGATACATTTAGAAAAATGTACAATGATTGAGCGAAATCATAAATAATGAATTATTAAAGGCGTAAATTTGAGTAGATTATAAGTAATTATTTAAACTGTTTTATTAATAATTGCTCTGATAATTTTTCAATACTACCAATGAAATTATATATAAAATATATGGTCAGTCTTCGTTGCAAAATGGTTGTACACGAAGAGCTTAATAACCTCGGCATAAAGCATGCGGTGGTTGACCTTGGTATTGTGGAAGTATTGAGTGATATCACGAAGCTGCAACGGGAAATTTTAAAGGAAAACCTGTTAAAATCCGGGCTTGAATTACTGGATAATAAAAAAAGCATTCTCATCGAAAAAATAAAAAATGTGATCACAGAAATGATCCATTATTCTGATGAAGTGCCGAAGGAGAATTTTTCCGATTACATCAGTGAAAAACTGGGTTATGACTATACTTATTTAGCCAACACATTTTCTGAGGTAAAAGGAATAACTATTCAGCATTTTATTATCGTGAATAAAATTGAAAAGGTAAAAGAACTGCTTTTGTATGATGAACTTAACCTTACCGAGATTTCTTATAAGCTGAATTATAGCAGTGTAGCGCATCTATCGAACCAATTTAAGAAAATAACGGGTCTTTCGCCTTCTTTTTATAAACAGTTAAAACAAAAACTAACCAAAAATTTAGAAGATATCTAAATTGTGTGAAATCTGTAAACTTTTTTGATTATTTTGCAAGATTTTACACTATAAAGGTTCGATATTTGTATAAATACAAATAGCTCTTATCATGGAAATAAATCGTAATATAATCAACAACAATTTTAAGATCATTGGAAACTGGGCTGTTAATTCAAGATTATTGAAAAATAAATTTTCACAATTAACTGATTTTGACTTAAAGTTTGACGAAGGAAAAGAAATTGACCTTCTGGACAGAGTGGGAAACAGACTCAGAAAAAATCGTGAGGAAGTAATGGATCTTATAAGAGAGGTAAATCTTTCATAAACTATTTTCAAATACTGATTAAAACTAAGAGAAGTAGTACATATACTTTCAACGGGTTTTAATAAGAGGATAGAAGCTTATTGGTCTCTATCCTTTTTTATTTAAAATATTTAAGGAATTAGATAACATATCAAAATATTAATTAAAAGATCATTAGTAATGAAAACAATACATCTCTTTCAGTTTAAAGATTCTATCAGTCTTAAAATTCCGTTTTTTGATGAAGAAAGTCAGCTTACAAGTTTAAATGATTTAATGACATTTGATTTGATCAACACAGAAAAAGTCACCGAATTTATCATCGAAACTTCGGATGATTTTGTTTTTGAGAACACAAAAAAAGAAGATCTATTGATGATGTGTAAAGATGCTAAAGAAACGATAGATCACTATTTCAGAACTGTTGTTAATGATTATGATGCTCTTTATACTTAAAAATTAAAAAAATAACACCAATAAATAAAAAAATAACAATCACTTAATCAAAATGTACTATTATGAAAGACCCTAAAACACCGTCTAATGAAAAAGTAAATCAACTTCAAGCACACACGACAGATAATGCTGATGAGAAACTGACAACCAATCAGGGCTTAAAGATCAACAACAATCAGGATTCTTTAAAAGCGGAAGAGCGCGGCCCGAGTTTATTGGAAGATTTCATTCTTCGCGAGAAAATCACCCATTTTGATCATGAAAGAATTCCGGAAAGAATCGTTCACGCTCGCGGATCGGGAGCTCATGGAACTTTTAAGTTAAATAAAAGCCTGAAAGAATTCACTAAAGCAAAATTTTTATCCGAAGAAGGTAAAGAAACACCTGTTTTCGTGCGTTTTTCTACAGTTGCAGGAAGCGCAGGAAGTACCGATTTGGCTCGTGACGTGAGAGGATTTGCGATTAAATTTTACACAGAAGAAGGGAATTATGATTTAGTAGGAAATAACATTCCTGTATTCTTCATTCAGGATGCGATGAAGTTTCCTGATTTAATACACGCTGTAAAGCCCGAACCGGATAATGCGATTCCACAAGCTGCTTCGGCGCACGATACTTTTTGGGATTTTATATCTTTAATGCCCGAAAGTATGCACATGATTATGTGGGCGATGAGCGACAGAGCGATTCCGAGAAGTCTTAGAATGATGGAAGGATTTGGAGTTCATACTTTTAAATTTATTAATGATGAAGGAGCTGTTCACTTTGTAAAATTCCATTTCAAACCAAAATTGGGAGTTCATTCCGTAGCTTGGGATGAAGCGACTAAAATTTCCGGTAAAGATTCAGATTTCCACAGAAGAGATCTTTGGGAGGCCATTGAAAACGGTGCTTTCCCGGAATGGGATTTCGGTGTGCAGATCATTCCTGAAGAAGATGAACATAAATTTGATTTCGATTTACTAGATCCTACCAAGTTGATTCCGGAAGAAGAAGTTCCTGTTCAATTGGTTGGAACTTTAACATTAAATAGAAATCCGGACAACTTTTTCGCTGAAACAGAGCAGATTGCATTCCACCCGGGGCATCTGGTTTCAGGAATTGATTTTACCAATGATCCTTTGTTACAGGGAAGGTTATTCTCTTATACAGACACTCAATTATCACGTTTAGGATCTCCTAATTTTCATGAGATCCCGATCAACCGTTCTTTAAATGAAGTTCATAATAACCAACGTGACGGACAAATGCGTCAGCAGATCGTAAAAGGAAAAGTAAGCTACGAACCCAATTCTATCGGTGGCGGATGCCCTTTTCAGGCGATGATGAAAGATGGCGGTTTTTCTTCTCATAACGAAAGGATTGACGGTAAAAAGATCCGTGCGAGAAGCGAAAGTTTTGTAGACCATTATTCTCAGGCTAAGTTGTTCTTTAACAGTCAGTCAGCTCCTGAAAAACAGCATTTACAGAACGCTCTTATTTTTGAACTTTCAAAAGTGACCATTCCTGCGATCAGAGAAAGAGTAGTAGGGCAGTTGGCTTTCATTAATAAAGACTTAGCAGCTACAGTCGCCAAAAAAGTAGGCGTAAAAGTTGTTGAATTAAAACAACCTAACGGAAGTATTCCCGCAGATGCTGATCCAGCAACATTACAAAGTCCTGAAAAAGAACCTTCAACAAAAAGTTCAGAAGCTTTAAGCATGGCCAATACCGTTAAAAACACCATTGAAAGCCGTGTTATTGGTTTCATCATGGAAAATGGAGTAAAAGCAGCCGATGTAAAAGCTTTACAGTCTAAATTAGAAGCAAAAGGAGCTGTGGTACAGATCATTGCAGGAAGTTTAGCCCCTGTAAAAGCGGATGACGGAACTGTTTTTGAACCTAAACATTCTTTGACGAGTACGGCAAGTGTTTGTTTTGATGCACTTTATCTGTGCAGTGGAAAACAGTCTTCAGACAATTTAATGAATGAAGATAACAAGCCCGGAACGCTTTTATTTGTCAACGAGGCTTACAAACATTGTAAAGCGATCTATTTCGGAAAAGAAACGGATGCGATCTATAAAGCCAGTTATGTGAATGATAAAAAGCATGATGACCCAGCAATTATTACTTCTGATAGTAAAGATTCAGACTCAGCTTTTATTAAAGCTATTGCTAATCACAGAGTTTGGGAGCTGGAAAAAGAAAGAAATAATCCTGCTTAATCTTTAAAGTAGACACCATGAAAATATAATGAACAGAGGAGATAAATAATCGTATTTATCATTAAAGATAAAACCATTGAATAGCTTTTGTTGAAAGACATTTGTGAAAGATGGTTTTGTTTTTTTTATTTAAAGCTAAACTTTAATCAATCTTTTTAAATGGCTTTATAAAAATATTTTGAATAATTAAATCTTAACTATGAAACCAAAACAAATTCCCGGAGTTCCTCTACAGAAAAAAGGTGGTTTTCATGATACAGAAAGCATAAAGCAATATAGCGATCAGGAAAAAACAATTGAGGAATATGCTGTTTTAAAAGAAAGATTTCTGTCAGTTAATCAATGGAAAAGCTATTGTGGTGATAGTTTTGCCGATTTCAGACTTCATGATTCTTTTGGAAATTATGTTGAGAGACTTCCGCAGGTTGGAGATTTTATAAGAATCGATATTCCGGGGCCGGGAGGTTTTGAAGCTAAAGGCTGTGATTGGGTTAAAATTATAGAGATCAGTAATCAATACCTAAATAAAGATGAATTGGAAAATCTACTGATCATCTGCATACCATCAACTATTCCAAAAAATGAAAAAAGTCATCACATTGCTCATTTCTATTCTCCTGAAGGAACTTCAATTTTTATTATCTCAAGAAGTAGAAATCACATAAA encodes:
- a CDS encoding ferritin-like domain-containing protein produces the protein MKTKTPAKKATVKKTAPAKTQEKIPAKKTAAKELKDLFEDSLKDIYWAEKALVKALPKMYKNATDKKLQSAIELHLAETHVHVKRLEECFASLGKKAQAKKCDAMQGLLDEGKSIMEETEPGAVRDAGIIAAAQKVEHYEIATYGTLAAYAKVLKEKTCLKNLLATLNEEKICDKLLSKVADITLNSKAIKN
- a CDS encoding helix-turn-helix domain-containing protein, which encodes MKLYIKYMVSLRCKMVVHEELNNLGIKHAVVDLGIVEVLSDITKLQREILKENLLKSGLELLDNKKSILIEKIKNVITEMIHYSDEVPKENFSDYISEKLGYDYTYLANTFSEVKGITIQHFIIVNKIEKVKELLLYDELNLTEISYKLNYSSVAHLSNQFKKITGLSPSFYKQLKQKLTKNLEDI
- a CDS encoding heme oxygenase — encoded protein: MKTIHLFQFKDSISLKIPFFDEESQLTSLNDLMTFDLINTEKVTEFIIETSDDFVFENTKKEDLLMMCKDAKETIDHYFRTVVNDYDALYT
- a CDS encoding catalase; translated protein: MKDPKTPSNEKVNQLQAHTTDNADEKLTTNQGLKINNNQDSLKAEERGPSLLEDFILREKITHFDHERIPERIVHARGSGAHGTFKLNKSLKEFTKAKFLSEEGKETPVFVRFSTVAGSAGSTDLARDVRGFAIKFYTEEGNYDLVGNNIPVFFIQDAMKFPDLIHAVKPEPDNAIPQAASAHDTFWDFISLMPESMHMIMWAMSDRAIPRSLRMMEGFGVHTFKFINDEGAVHFVKFHFKPKLGVHSVAWDEATKISGKDSDFHRRDLWEAIENGAFPEWDFGVQIIPEEDEHKFDFDLLDPTKLIPEEEVPVQLVGTLTLNRNPDNFFAETEQIAFHPGHLVSGIDFTNDPLLQGRLFSYTDTQLSRLGSPNFHEIPINRSLNEVHNNQRDGQMRQQIVKGKVSYEPNSIGGGCPFQAMMKDGGFSSHNERIDGKKIRARSESFVDHYSQAKLFFNSQSAPEKQHLQNALIFELSKVTIPAIRERVVGQLAFINKDLAATVAKKVGVKVVELKQPNGSIPADADPATLQSPEKEPSTKSSEALSMANTVKNTIESRVIGFIMENGVKAADVKALQSKLEAKGAVVQIIAGSLAPVKADDGTVFEPKHSLTSTASVCFDALYLCSGKQSSDNLMNEDNKPGTLLFVNEAYKHCKAIYFGKETDAIYKASYVNDKKHDDPAIITSDSKDSDSAFIKAIANHRVWELEKERNNPA